The Puntigrus tetrazona isolate hp1 chromosome 3, ASM1883169v1, whole genome shotgun sequence nucleotide sequence TCATAGtttcaaatgtgtttgcatgaaaatgaaaatgttctctCTGGAAAGGTTTGCAACCTAACTTTCACATATTCAGTGTTATGGACCGCTGAGACTCATGCAATCATTCCATTTTACCACACTGATTAGCCCTGGGGAGGATCTGTGGATTTTGATTGTCAActtaaacagagaaaaatgtacagtgtttttatattgtcatCTAAAATTATAggaaatgattattttatacagtatgttacACATAATGAAAGTTTGATTACCACCATCTTCTATAAAAAGAAGAGAATGATGTATTCTATAATAACAGTAAACTTAAATAAATTGGATCTAAGTGCCATTTGCAATCCTATCAACATCTAACAACTCAACACTAGGATGAAAACTGTTAAGagtcattttatacatttcattattgttttattctttattatttacattttcatttatttgaattcattatATAAAACGTCTTGGATTACGCTAGTGACCTGGCCCCTTCGGCCCCCGTGGTGACGGGACGTGACGTCTACATTCCCTTCTTCAGGGTACAAGGGTTACATAAATAACCAAGAACATTCCCTTTCAGTTGGTTCACTCAGAGTCCGAGTCCGATGACCGatgaattgggatccctaccaaaacactgtggacgctgcctcttccagtgccctgtgggagcccacaacaCCCCTCAGTTTATGGCAACGGAGGTTTAATAAGCCAAAACTGgccctctcagtgcttctaccagtttgaggtgagaacacaggaggataccggttccacatgTAGACTATAGAATCTACTTAACGTGTTAGGGGTCGCCCAGCCCACAGCTCTACAAATATCTGTCAGTGAGGTGCCATGAGCCaacgcccaggacgatgcaacacgtCTCGTTGAGTGGGCCCGCAATCGGAGGGGGCAGGACACACCCTGTGCTCGGTAGgccagggtaatggcgtccactatccagtgagccatcctctgcttggagacggCATTCCCCTTCTGCCGTCCTCCATGACAGACAAAGAGCTGGTCCCCCTCAGGAACATGATGATCAGGTCATGTTTACCCACAGACCTACCATCTATGGCTGGCCTGGCCAACCCGCGGCTCTTTGACTAGTTTCATGCGGCTCTTCAGGAGCTGTCACATTACATGCGTCAAAAATGCTTGGCTGGCTCTGTCATTCACTACCTCTACAGCTAGATGGCACACTGACCATGTAAGCCTGTTTGAGTGACGTCAAACGAGCGACGAGAGAATCTTTGGTGTGATATCATTTGTGTTGTAAACAATTTCCATCAAGTTAcctctctgctgctgctgtttgcgGTGTCAAGTTATGCTGTGCGCTCTCGGGTGCTCAATGTAATGATTCAATATTTACATCAGTACACAACAAGCGAtactttatacaaataaattatatatatattgcaaacaaTCGAATGACGTGTCAAATGCCTAgctattgcatttataatgacGCAATCGTAATAACGCAAGCTGAGGTAGAATAAACTGAATTACGTTATAACACTCTGAAACACATCTATAATGATAACAAATATTGTTACTTACGGAATTATCAACGCACAACAATACCACACAATAGAAAAcagactttaaagaaataaacaaacccaGGAAACTCTGTATTACTCCGCTATTCTAGATGCTGCCGAACTCAAACTTCTTCTCACCTGCACTAGACAAGTCCAGACAAGTCCGGACAAGTTCAACTCGCGCATGCGTGAGAAAGGATTTTGCACAGCGGGTCTTCTCcttgagaagaacaccactcaacgaacaggctctacttcaaggcacaGGCCTGTCTCTGCACTCTAGCCGAGAAAATGGTGTCAATTAcccccttgaggtaggtcacctagagcctccgcatccccaTCCAGGGACTAGAcgtggagtttccagaggtctggacacAGGTGCCAGTGGTGCCTCTgcctctgagtcagaagatccttcctcagaggaattGGCCAAGAAGGGGCTGTcacgaggagcacaagttctggtcACCAGGTCTTTGTGGGCCAGAAGGGTGCTACTAGCAGGACCTGCTCTCGTCCTCCCTGActttgcacagtgtctgtgcaagaaggctcactggggggAATGCATACTTGCGAAGGCCCCgcggccagctgtgtgccagtgcgtCCACGCAGAGTGTTCCCTTAGTCAGGGAGAAAAACAACTGGCAATGGGAGGTTTCTGGAGAGGTAAACAGGTCTACTACCTGAGTGGGTATGAAATGCTCCCAAATCAGCTGAAACGTTTGGGGATGGTTTCCATTCTCCGGTAGTGCAGCTCATGCGACaactcgtcggctgcctggttgcagaCTCCCGGAATGCACTCTGCCTGGTGTGAAGTGACCTCAGAAACTTCCGATTCCATAGGAGGAGGTGGCGGGCTAGTTGCAACATACATCGGGAGTGTAGACCACCTTGTCAGTTGAtttgccattgcagttgagggcccatCAAAACCCTGACATTGCATGTCAGTTGTACATCTCCCTCCAGtaggtggtggaggcatccgtgaaaaccacggcatacctggagacctgctccagggtGACTCTGGTCCGAATGAACGAGAGGTCTGTCCACAGGGTGAAGGTTCGGTGGCAgtccggtgttatttgaacccggtgagtgacTCGATTGTGGAGCCAGTGTTGAAGCAGTGTCATATTTGCCATATCCCACGGAAGTCTCTGAAAGTATTTCAGTGAGACCGCCGTTCAAAACTGACTCGGCACGTTCCTGCGTGAGGACCGAATCctgctccatcccaagaaaagagatcctctgcatTGGAATCCTCAGACCAACTCCGCGATGGTCATCTTCCTGCACTGGAAACATGACTCATCCATGAaagccacctcagcgtgcttaAAGCCCAGGCACATGAGACAGCGATCTCGACCATCACCTGGCGCCAGGTAACGACCGCATCCAGAAACGCATGGGTGGAAGGGCATCTGTAGATGCGTCTTTAAAAAGACCCATGAGCTAGCTCTTTTTGCTCTTGatagtgctgaggcaacaggaGATGGCCACCTTGGATGGCCACACAAACAGGGGGAGTGCAGGCTGATTGTGACAACACACTCGACACAGGAAACAACCTCCAAACACTCTAAAAGATTTGTCTTGGGAGCAAAAAGGCTTCGAagcaaaaagctgaatatgcatTGCACCCGCTACTCATTTATAATCGCGGTGTAATCAGCGGCAGCTGTATGTGAttagtgcatatttaaatacactcgaagtagattggtctcaaagcgggatcccaattcgtcatCCAACAAGACTGGAGTGACCAGCTGAAAGGGAACCTTGATTATTGTATTGctgaaacattttttctaaCCATCATATTAGATGTATGGGGTCATCACGCACCTATAACGATATGTTCTCATATTGAAATATCTTTTTCATTCTGTtgagcatttttctttttctcacattGCCCATACAGAAAGCAAGAGAGAGCAAGAGCTACAGAGAGAGCATGTCCAGTGGAAGGAGCCCCCGAAAGCAGCTGTCGTGCGGTCCACAGATGCTTCTGTGCAGTAGttatataaattcaaatattttataacccTTCTATGGCTTTACAACTGGATAAACACCAGTACAAAAATTGTACAAACAACACATGACCAGACTGTAATTTCACGCATGACATTTTTACAGAGTGATCTGTTCCTGTCTGGTGAAGCTGTTGTGTTTATATGATCTAGTATGGATGTAGGAGGCACATGTTGCCTGAGCaacaaaaagtgtaatgaaACCGGTTCATCTGTATGATAATTTGAATCTTTTAAGTGtgacatacattatatatataagagacAAGGTATGTTTGACTTCTTCTGTGTTGCAGGTTCAGGCATGATGAGCTGCATTCTTCCCAGGAGCGAAGCAAAAGGCACTGACATCTGTGCAACTAATGACTACTATTATGTAATCCGCTCTGATATCGGCTGCTATGTGAAGACAAGTGATATCAATAAAGGTGTGGATATCTCTATTTTCAGTCTGCACCCTGCCTGCAAAAATGGAGACCATTACATTGGTCTAAATGGCTGCTTTTACATCATCAAGGGCAATTCCTGCCGCAGAGTCACAAACCTGACAACAGACGACGAAGCTGTAGAATATAGCCTTCATCCCAGCTGCCAGGGTGGAGACCACTATTTCGCAGCCCAtaagtatttttacattctcTTTCAAGAGCAGGGTACTTTACGAGTAACAACTGACTTGCATCTTTACTCAGATGCTAATGAACTCAACCCGGATCCCAACTTCAAAGATGGCCTGTATTATTGGGGGCTGCAATTAAAAGCATTCCCCCCAGAATTATtggcattatttttaataccatCACCATTACTAATAATACCATCAGCAATAACATTCTCAGTATTACAAAGCCTATCATTAGCCGGCTTCTTCTGCTTGTTCTCCCTCCTCAAGCCCGCCTCAGAGTGGGGAGTTGAGTTCTGCACCGGTCCTGATCTCACCAAAGACAAGCACACTCTCTATTCTGTTCATCCCGATGTGCTTAACTTCCTTCCTGGTGGGCTGTCTGTAACTAAAGGCCCAGCCACTGGCAGGtgggaaaatattaaaaccataaCTAATCACAGCAGTACACCAGTGACATGGCAAAAGAAGATCACTAAAATGGTTGGATACAATAAGGAGAAGATGACCCAGATCACTCACAACTGGAAGGTAGATTCATCACTCTCGGTTGGATCTGGAGAGCTTGCAAAGCTAATTGCGAAGTCGCAGCTCTCGCTTTCTCTAGAATATGGAGGTTCACATGTCAGCACTGAAACTGAAAGCTGGAATGAAGTGACTGAAGTGGAAGAAAATCTCACCATTCAGCTGAAGCCAAATGAGAGTTTATATGTGTGGCAGTACAAACTGGACCTTGGTCAAGAATCTGTGTTGTTCTGTCGTGATTTACATTTTACCAGTGAGCCAAACCCTCCAAACGAAGTTTCGCTGCCACCACGATAATATGCATGTAATGATCATGGATCTCTAAGGATAAGCAAGTGCTTTTCAGTTCAAtacattaagtatatatattcaagtaattatatatgtatctgCATGTTCAGGTTGACCCTTTAGGTGCCTATTTTTGGACAAATTTTGACCTCAGGATATCAAAAGCTTGTGGCTTGAAAGGGCTTAAAAATGTTgggtgtaagggtcccccttttcctgcagaacggaatccagaggccccggtcaaaggtcaatgcgtgttcggtctttccTTTGCGTCATTGCATGGGCATGAATGAAAGTTTATGTGGgtgtaaatgtattcaattaGTTTACATATTATGACATCAgtgggtattttttttaaattcaggaAATAGTagatattaaatttatttattttattttattattcttccAAATTATCAAAGAGAAAACCAACAATAAAACATGAGAGAATGCTAAGTTATTACTATATTGCGATATATAGCAATAAAACACACTTGAACAGTAGCCCAGTTTTAGATCAGTTATATCAGTAATATTCAGGAAATAGATATTGATGCTGTGCTCTTACTTGTACTGCTGGCCCACTACGACCATTCACTTGCTCTGCTATTTTCTAACATTTTGAATAGAAAATTGGGGAAAATAAGCATTTGTCTTGTTACAAATGAGTggtttataaagtaaaaaagatTACACTTGAGTATTGCACTCGTTTATTGGATGTGTTTATTAAGAAAAGACACCATgcagagtattttatttaaaagtcatttattaagAAAGATGCTAAGCATGACGTATGTATCAagcatctatttaaatatattagcaGAAGTACGGCTAGTGTATTAGCAAGAGCACTGAAGAATAGGAGTGTTACCGATGAATGCTTTGTTGCAAGCAGAACAAACTAGGCAACTAAGAAGAAAAGTTGCAGAGAAGAATGCAAAAATTAAGGACTTTATATATTGAGCTTCTCAGAAATTTCCAAGTTGGATAACATCAGAAGTTGTCTATGCTGAAGCTAGTTCTGAGGAGCAGCTTTTCTGGTGCCTTGCCATTGATGCTTCTAAACAGCGGATTATGCacttgtaaatgtatttaacccatatatataataaaactacacCTTATTATAATTAAGATTTTGCTTTCTGTAACGAGGAGGTAGAAGCTGATATCAGAGATATCAATAAGTTCAGGGGAAAGCCAAAAGACAGTGGTcataaacaagcaaaatacTTTACATTGAACACCTGGAGGGCCTCTGGTTATAAAGCCCTAAAACAGGAAATGGCTGTAGAAGAAGCAGAGGAGTAAGCACAGCCAGTACTCAGACAAGGGCTCTCTGCTGGCTAGGCGTTAAACCTGCCTTAAGACTCTAGACTTGAGCAGAACAGAGCACGGAGAAGTCTTTTGAAATCTATTTTGTAAGTATGAATATTCCTATGCTCGCAGGATAGGACGGATTTGACTTACTTTTACCTAACctaaataaggtagaaggtgtAGGAGATTTAGCACTGTAAAACAATGGTTATACctgtttgttgcatttattttgaataaaacaaacaaaaaaacaactagtTTAAGAGTCTTTCCTGTGGTTCTCTCTAGTGGATAAAATTATCATCACAGTTCCTCCTCCAGTTGAAAAGCTGATAATATAGGCCCCTTTAATAACTGTTAAGATTAAGTTGAtgtggcaaataaaaatgatatcacTGAATAAGAGACTAACACACAGCTGTCTTTAAAGATGGTTTATTTTCTTGCAAGAAACTAGTAAAAATTGACTTGCTTtcaaaattaagtgactttttgcttaaaacaagatcttatttcaaacagaaaacaagattattttgcctattggcagattattttgcttctttagagcaaaaaaacacttttactgttttactttctagctttaagattttttaaagattttttattataactgaATTCGTCTGCTGAATACGATGCTTCaaagtaaaagacatttttcatttttgggtgaactttccttTAAGTGGAAGCATGCAATAGTCATTTCTGAATGACATTATtatcaacattattattgtgtcagttattattgttacttaATATATTAAGTAATAGTTGATATATGTTGTGTAATAGTTTTGATACCTCTCAGAGCAGACTTTACGTCAGTTATGAACAGCCATACATtaagaaaaaagtttatatattaaatatatgcctCTCCTGGAGCCACTTTAACGCTgcgtggaggggtttgagtgcctgaatgatcCTAGGAGCTACGCTTGATAGGGGCAATATATGCTCATAGTAAGATCTCCCATGACAAACAGGTTGCAACATCGCCCGGTATGGTGCAGCTGGGGCCCTACcctggagccaggcctggggttGGGGCTTGCATGGGAGCGCCAGGCCTGGTTGGGCTCAGCCTGAAGGAGCGACGTGGGGCCAACCTCTcatgggcccaccacctgcaggagggaccgtaagggggcTCTTAATGGTCTTTGTGGATTAACTGCCAGCCAAAAGCAGGGACCTCGGCGACCCAATCCTCGGGCACACAAAATCTGGCTCTAAGGACATGGAATGTCGCACGCTGTGGGGGAAGGAGTTAGTGTGGGAGTTTGAGAGGTACTGACTCACCTCCACACGCAGCTAGGACTTTGGAACCCATTTCCTCAAAAGGGGCTTGACTctccactactctggtgttgcccacgGTGAGAGGCAGGGGACTGGTGTGGGCTGGGAAATGAGTTTCCTACGCAGGGGTGGATAGGCGCTCCCTTAGGGATAGGGTGAGGAGCTCAGGCTCTCTGGAGGGGCtcgagtagacccgctgctcctccacatcaagagaggccagctgaggtggctcagaCATTTGTTCTGGATGCCTCCCAGACGCCTACCGAAGAAGATGTTCCAGGCATGTCCCACCAGGAGGAGgcccccggggaagacctaggaaacgctggagggactatgtgtttcggctggcctgggagcgccgggagctggaggaagtgtctgggagAGGGGAAGTCTGGGCATTCCTGCTTAGACTGCTGCCCTGCGATGGAGggattttaaatttatatttctacataaaacatttatatgaatataaatacaaaatatattgcaattaaatgaaacaatataaaGCTGGAAGATATTGGTTGTATTTTAGATTGTGATAGACTAGATAGTTTTATTCTTTCAGGAAACAcaatactgtataaaatataatactataaaacacatttataaaatttgGTCCAATGCGTTTATGCCATTTTGTACATCACTatttagaaaaacataaaaaattaaacataattgaacattaataaaacaataataaaaacaagggCTTATGGCGCATAGTAAAATAGGATTTTGGGTGTAATGCATGTAACATGACtcaaaatgatgcaaaaaaagaccattttactagttttttttttcgttttctcAATAAtaggtttaaaaaatataaaacaaaaattccaaAAGCGTCTTGTTATatgtttattgtaatatttgaaaCCTACATAATGATATTTGTAAAcaattacacacatatacatattttgtagttcaaatggttttattcacaatgaaacgtttctttaattttctccactgtatgtgtatatggtaaacatttgaaataagtatgtaatatttaaacgAAAATTCCCAAGAACGCCCAGAGCTTAAGAGGTTAATATactacaaacactttttttaaatccagaaTAGTTTCTATACTGTAATGAATAACATGTCAGTTGGCTCTGCATTGTTTCTATACTTTATTACTTGGAGATAacttgaaaaacacacaaaacatatatatatatatatatatatatatatatatatatatatatatatatatatatatatatatatatatatatatatatatatatatatatatatatatatatatatatatatatatgggttggacaacaaaactgaaatgcctggttttagaccacaatagATTATTAGTATGGTGTAGGGACTCTTTTGCTGCCAATACAACCTCAGTTTgtcttgggaatgacagatacaaaTCCTGCACAGTGGTTAGAGGCATTTTGAGCCGTTCTTCTTGCAGAATACTGGCCAGGTCATGATGATGCTGGTTGAAGAAAGTGTTTGctgactcgctcctccaaaacacccaaaagtggctcaataatataTAGATCTGGTGAgtgtgcaggccatgggagatgttcattttcatgttcattAAACTACTCTGTCACCTGTCATCTTGATGTGTGTATTGGTACAGTGTCATCCTGATACACGGCACCGCCttcatcactgatccacccccatgcttcactctgggcatgcaacagtctgggtggtaCATTTCCACACCGTAACTCTCCtggatgtgggaaagacagtgaaggtcagagaactcatcagagaacaaaacatgtttcacatcgtccacagcccaagattttcaCTGCTTGCAACACTAAAACTGACGTTTGGCAGTGGCACAAGTGGCCATTGGCTTTAGCATCCCATATCTTGACACCTGTGGAGCTCCTGaaagttttggtggaaacaggagtgttgaagtgcacatttaattctgcagtgagttgggcagctgtggttacATGTTGTTAATCATGCATGCATATCTGATAGCTGACTGTTTTTTCAGACTTTTATAGAGTGTGCAAGTATTCTGACAACTATACCAGAAGCATTAGATTTGATCTTCACATGAGGAGTACTGGATCCAGTCTCTCTACTAACTAGATCCTCTCAGAAGACTGATACGACAAATCTAGGTTCTAGGTTAAACCTAGGTAAACACTATGcgattttctcttattttcctCCTGAACTCTTCTCTTAAGATTCTCAAGGTTTCCAACTCTTTCTTGTTTCCCAGTTTCCTTCACTCTCTCAATCATGAAGTCCAGATGTTGCATAGAGGACATGgatgtacattttaatgctgTCTCCATTAATTTCTCCAAACACTGGTAACACTCTTCCACAAGCCTGATCTTCTCTGTCTTTATCTGCTGAATTTCATTCTCTAGTCTAATCAACAAACTTCTGTTCTCTCcacattttctttcataatTATTCTTCATGTTTTCTTCTATTGTTTTGACCTTATGATGGACAACTTCATATATTTGATCATCTTTCACATGTTTAGTGAAGTGACACTTTCCAGGACAGACTGAACATGTTCCCCTCTTTGTCATCGCACTACACCAGGAGAGATTTCTTACCCACCAACATCCTGGATAGTGGCAGTTCTCCTGACAGACAGTGCAGCAGGTTGCCTGAGTGGTCAAGTGCCACCATTTTGACTCAATGGGGACTTTTTCTAGAGTGAATTCGTCCACTTCATATTCAAAGTTGTTCATGGTTCTTTTGTCTTCCTCTAATTTCTCCATTTCCATTTCTAAATGCTGTTGCTCTTGTTTGCTCATCTCTGCCAgtttaattttgtcttttaagTTGCTTATTTTACCATTTAGTTGTTTTCGGGCTCTAAGCACATCTTCAGTCATATTTACGGCTTTTGCTTTTATCCTATTCAGATAAGCAAAGAACCGCTCAAAATTATTGATTCCACTATCCCACGATGTTTTGTAACTCTCTCTGTCTTCCTCGCCGATGCAATCAGTCTGGCAgttgtcaaaattaaaataaacaggttGACCATCTTTCTGTTTTGCACATGGAATTCTGGCTGCTTTGATAaaatttaaggtttttttgGAGACAGTTTGATGAGAGTTTGTAATTAAtatcacaatgttgtttttaatatccTTTTCAAATAAAGAGAAAGTTTCATCCATTATATACTGCTGTCTCTCATGAAGTCGAGCCTCTGAACCCTTCAACACAAGACACACTGCATGAATTTCTTGAATGCCATCTTCAGATTTGAACAACTGCTGTAAAGCCTTGGGAATGAGTTTGTCATTATCACGGCTCTGTGTGGAACCAAATCCAGGTGTGTCGATAACAGTGAGAGAGAATGGACTGTCCTGTACAAAAACCTCATAAACAGTTACTGCTGCTGTATGAGAATCAGTGTGGTGCTCAGGTATCTGCAGCCAAATCTTGTGTTCCCATCTGATACCCATGATGTAATTGATCATTGCATTGATGAGAGCAGTCTTTCCTGTTCCTGTTTCTCCAACCATTAATATGACCTTATTAggtttgtcattgtttttttctcccagtCTCTTTTTCCTCAGTAA carries:
- the LOC122334941 gene encoding uncharacterized protein LOC122334941 isoform X1, which codes for METAKTDTAPLSERSEDMDTQIKTELSKVLINCKSIKGPTTRFILNLTQISEEELLRKKRLGEKNNDKPNKVILMVGETGTGKTALINAMINYIMGIRWEHKIWLQIPEHHTDSHTAAVTVYEVFVQDSPFSLTVIDTPGFGSTQSRDNDKLIPKALQQLFKSEDGIQEIHAVCLVLKGSEARLHERQQYIMDETFSLFEKDIKNNIVILITNSHQTVSKKTLNFIKAARIPCAKQKDGQPVYFNFDNCQTDCIGEEDRESYKTSWDSGINNFERFFAYLNRIKAKAVNMTEDVLRARKQLNGKISNLKDKIKLAEMSKQEQQHLEMEMEKLEEDKRTMNNFEYEVDEFTLEKVPIESKWWHLTTQATCCTVCQENCHYPGCWWVRNLSWCSAMTKRGTCSVCPGKCHFTKHVKDDQIYEVVHHKVKTIEENMKNNYERKCGENRSLLIRLENEIQQIKTEKIRLVEECYQCLEKLMETALKCTSMSSMQHLDFMIERVKETGKQERVGNLENLKRRVQEENKRKSHSVYLGLT